ATCAAAAAATTGTGCTCATcggctctttttttttttttttaactTTTACATACATTTGCAGTAACTATTCAACATGATCTTCTTCTTGTAGGGGTAAAACATGAGCAACCCAACTAGCCTGTATCTAGGTTTAAGGTTAATAACTGCCTCTTTGCGATTAGATTCAGGGCAATATGGTGTTAATCATCCTATTCTGAATGGAGATTGCTCTGTGTATTGCACTATGAGTAGATTGTGTGTGTTTACTTAATAACTGTCAGCTGAATGTCTCACTACCTTGCAAAATACATTGTTATTCAATCATATCATAGCAAATTATAGTATGTAGTTACCACTGAAGAAACTACTCAAAGTTTGACTTGATCATCCATTGTATGAATCTTCAGGATTTATAATCATCAAAAAATCGAAATTCTGAATAAACTATCTATCTATCACTCCTCACTGTATGGAGGAACAGAGACGATCAACATGGACTAGTTATTAATCATTAAGAAAGGCAGAGGAGGAACAGAGACGATCAACATGGACTAGTTATTAATCATTAAGAAAGGCAGAGGAGGAACAGAGACGATCAGCATGGAGAATCACCTTACTGTATTTACTGAAGTTGGTCTTCAGAAAATGCTCGATGACAGCGGGGTCAGAGGTGAAGATCTCACTGTGCCCAGGATAGACCAGCCTGCTGGTGGGATGCAGAAGCGCATATGACACTTGTTCGTCAAAGAGCTTGTCAAAGTTCTTCAGTTGACGAAGCACAGTCCCGATGAGCGGTGGCCGGTCTTGGGCTCTCTGGGCGAACTCTCTGGTGCAGAAGACTGCGAAGGACACAACAACACCAAGGATGTAGAGGGTGATTGCCAGGAAGGCTATGGCTAAAACTGAAACTAAGCACATCCCCATGGACGCAGCAACGGAGAGCTGGGGAACCATTACAGCTGCCTGCTGCTGGTGCTGCTTGCTGAGAATATGCTTACCCTATGCATCTTATATCTGTAATCTACACAGCCGGCCAGCCACTGTATCTTGGGTTTGGTGAAAGTCAATGTCCCTGTCCTCCAGACTAGAATAGCGACATGCATATTACTATATTCACGGGGTTTTGGAAAATAGGCAGTCATGTGGCCAAGAGAATCGCTTATGAGTTGATTAGGTTTCAAGCGCAACTTTGATATCTCTAAATTATGAGTTTGGTAAGACTTAGTGTGGATATTTTGGGTTGGAACTTTCCTAGCAATCAAGTTCTCCATATGCATATTTCACTTATACCATATTATATGCTGCTGTTTCAGGATGAACTTAGATTGGGAAGACCAAGATGGTGGTGAAGAATCATGTCCACTCTTGAGAACAAATAATAATTGGAAACTGTGTTGAAGATTCAGCTTTTGGTTCAGCAACATTAAGTACACAGAATAGTGATATATGTCACTGGCACGTGGCCCCAGGACTAAACCTCGCATATAATAGTATTATTTTATATACATCAATGTGATGTTTCTGAGCAAATTTTCTGCACAGCATGGTTGGATCTTTGGAGTGCACTTCCTTGGCTTCTAGGTACGAGCAAGCAGAAGTCAGAGGGAGCAGTGACATAGCTGATTCCGTGAGCATGAGTTCAGCAAACTGGATGGTGGTGAAACTAAAATTATTTCTCAAGTGGATTGGCAGTCAAGGACTTGCAACTTGACAGCGACATCTACGCGATGACACAGCAGTTAGATCCATCTGTTTGTACTTTTATGTATGGCATTGATATATGTGGAGCAATCCAAAAGCAAGTGCTCAGAAGGCCTCTTTGGTTTACTCTAATCGAGCAACTGCACATGGATGCTTTTGTCCTCAGTGGGCCTCAGTGGGTCATGGTAGGCGACTGAAAAGCTTTTGGGTTCCTTCTGCCTTATTGTGCCTTCATATTTGAGCTGATTGCTGGTGAGTGTTTGTCTGATAATCTCCATGTAGAACTCGCTAGTGATGTAACGAGTATGCTGCATATAATTTTTCTGAATTAACTATACAACTTCAGGACCAGtcaattttttctttctttctgagaAGTGCATATATTTTAGTAAACCCATTGTTGCTGCTATGTGTGAATTTATTCATATCAtttcagtaaattagttttgacaCTTATTGCCACTTCTGTTATGTACTCTTGCAGGTCACACCCCATGCTCAATTTTGTTGATCGTCTCTTTTCTTGCACTGCTTTTAATTTATGCGACCAATGTACACGCCTGTCATGAGGTACCTGTGATATACATTTCTCAGTCTAAAATACTATTTATGCCTACACTTTATCTGCATTGGTTACCATTGTGCATTTATTATGACACAATTAGATGAATATTCACAATCCATTATAGATTTTCTTTTTCATAGCTGTCATTTTTTTCACCTTTAATTAACTTGTAGGCATATTCAGGGCCTGTTAGAATAATCCTAGGCTAATACTACTTTCCCTATGAATTTGAACATGTGCCATGGGCCGTGTCTATATCTGAATTATTTGTTTCACAAACTTAGCAGTTCAAATAGTGTAATACTGTAATTGTTACATGCGAACTCTTCACTAGCTAAACATCCCAGCAGATTCAAGTGTACAATTTATATCAAACCCATTGCCTTACAGTGCGGCAAAGCATGATAAGAAAAAAGTTTATTTGAACAGCTCAGACTTGCTGGCGCGGCTAAGCGTGCCTACTCcactttagtttcttgttttagcatgGGAGCTTGAAGCCCATGTACTGCCCACTGGTGTACTGCGCCCAGACATGCACCCCGCCGGAGCAAGCTATGACGACGGCGCTGAGCGCCAAGATGGCAGCAACCATGAGGACTATGAGCGAAACCCTGCCCGACCTCCTGATGGCCCCTTCTATCACGACCAGCCCAACGATGGAAGCCACAAAGCAGGTGAGGGCGTAGACCAACGCGCCCACGATCCCGTCAACTCCCAGGATTATAAACTGGACCATTGACATGGAGGCGCAGAAGAGGACCATGAACATTGTCGTCGCTGACGCTGTCTGGGAAATAAAATCAGAATCAGAACCACGAACTCATCAACCACGGAGCCTGCCGTTAGTTGTTGATTTGAACAAGACATTAACACCCAAAAAGAGAGAGTTACTTTTGGAGGCACTCCAATGTGGAGTAAGACAGGATTGAGAAGCAGTCCTCCTCCAATGCCGAAGAGTCCGCCCATCACACCGGTCAGCAGAGCAGCCACGGGGAAGGCATACACCGGCAAAGCGTCCAGCCTGCTCTTCACGTAAGTTGCCTTCGTGGGTCGTCAgacaaacagaaaaggaaaatttgTTATCGCAAATCAAGTGAAAAAAGCAGGTGTTTTTGGAGACTGGCTAGTATGATCTGTCGCAGCGTACCAGCTCAACCACTTGGCTTTTCCGAGTCTGTGAAAGCCACGGCGACAGGGATTTGAGCGACTGTGATAAGCCAGTATGCAACGCCACACGGCTTTATGTCAAAAGCCCCCTGATGGAAGTATCCAGTCCTCACAAATTTTAGTTCAGAACATACTACTAATTTGGAGCATTGAAGACATGACGATGGAAAAAGTTAATTGCATGATAAAGAACAGTCAGGATTCTGTAGTCGAGAGATTATCATACCTTGGCACCCTCACCTCCTATGAACAGATGAATGACGAAGAAGCAAAGCCAGACGGATAAAAGCACCGCTAAGTCCACCCAGTGATACCCATGGCCGGCCCCTTCTTTCTGGCCAATAAGCAGTGCTTCCTCGGCGCCCTCCCTGGTGCTCACTCCCTCAAGCACCCCCCTTTCCGTTGCTGCCGACTCCGCTCGCCACCGCTTCAACCCGGTGCCGTATGTCTTGAACGTTGCCAAGGAGAGGAACGCGGTGAAGAGCACGGTGATGAGCCACTCGGGGAACATGACGTTGCACACCACCCCGACGCTCACCCCGAGGAGCAGGCACGGCTGCGAGACCACAGCGACATCGTAGTCGATCAGCCCGGGGCCGTGGGCCAGCAGGGTGTAGAGCACGTTGGACAGCGTGCCGCCGGTCACCATGAACGTCGAGAATGCCACGGAGGTCTTGAGGCTCAGTCCGGCCACGATGTTGAGGATCGGGACGTACAGCGAGCCACCACCGACGCCCGCGGCGCTGGACATGGTCGCCGTCAAGAAGGAGAGGATGCATGCGAGGATTGTGCGGAGGAGGCTGTTCTGCTGTGCAAGCAAGGAGGATTCCACTCCCATCATCACCTGTGATCTCCATTGGGACAGGTAGAAGGTTGAGTTGGCTGCTGTCGCAGCTGTGAGGAGTTGCGAGGAGGAGGAATCCATGGTTCTGGTCAATGCCTTTGGAGACGAGCTGCAGATCGGGAGGTGTTGTCTTCTTTGCAGTGCACGCCAACAAATAACAAATTGTGAACCCATGTAGGGTGATGTGCTAGCACAATTTCCCGGGCATTAATCTGTCTCTTCTCCTATATATATCTTAATAAAGATAGGTACTGGCCCTTCTGACCGTGCATTTGTCTCGGCAAAGATGCGAATGGGCATACTCTGTCTATCTCTAATAACGTCCACTTGCTCCGTATGGTGTGCAGCGTTCTACTCTTTGTCTCTAGTTTAGACTTTAGAGGCACCGACTACACTTTGTCTACTTATATTCTGTCAATTAACTAACTAAAAAAATTAGTTTTCGTCAATTATATGTATTTAGACTCTTTGCAGGTGTTTCATGTATCACAAACTGAAATGAAATAGGAGTGTTGGAATTGATCTCTAGGCTAACCTCCTGACAACCCGGGAGAAAAAAGGGGTGTGGGCTACTTAGTCCCAGTTTCTGTAACCTGGGGACATCTGGCCCTGATAGGTGTCCACAAGTGACTGGTCCAGCCTATCGATCATTGTACGAAGGGAGGCCAATGTATTTGTTGCCGGTATTATGTAGTATTGAGGGTGTTGGCGTCGTTGCTGGTATATGCACAAATATATAACAAAAATGGCAATGTCTTTGCATAGACCCCAATGGGCAACAGGAAAGGAATAAAAGAGTTGGGTTGACTCTGTCTAGAATAATTAATATCCACTTTCTCTGGTTATTTGTAGTTTAGAGGCACCAAAGACACTTATATATGAATATATGATGTTACTTAATTAGCTAATAATTCAGTTTTGTCAACTATGTATCTAGACGCTTTGCAGGTGTTTGATGTATCACAAACTGAAATGAGACAAGAGTGTTGGAATTGATGGAGACACAATATCACTTTACTGGATAGTGGTGAGACCAAAACTAATTCTCGAGTGGATTGGCAGTCAAGGACTCGCAACTTGACAGCGACATCTATATGAGGACACAGCAGTTAGACTTAGATCCATCTGTTTGTACTTCTATGTATGACATTTATCTGGGGGACAATCCAGGTTAATACTCCTGGTATGCTCACTGAACACCTACAGTTTGATGCATTCTGAACTAAATATGGAGGAAAATTACCTAGCTAGGATCAGCACAAATTTCATGTAAATGGAAATTTGGGGTTGACATCACACCAGTCTGGATATCTCTCTGTTTTCTGACAGTTCAATATACTCTGTTTCATGCAAAGTTATAGTATAAAGTATGAATAATCTGACTAACCTGAATGCAACATCGGTTGGTGACATTTATTTTTACAACTTGAAAAAGTAGATGTTGATAACGTACATAGTTCAGTGCAACAACAGAGTATCTAGTAGCCTGTTCTGATGTTCAAGCTTAAATTTCACGGGGGTACACAAATAGATGAAGGCCTTTATCCATGTGGAGGGTAAACATTGTTTTGTATATTGGACCCTTGGATTCATCTTCCATTCTGAACCTGAAGAATTGTATCAGGGTAGCAGCCACAATTTTCATCTGTCTATATGCAAATTCTTTCCCCAAGCAGATACGAGGTCCCGCCTGATCATTGGAAGAAGATTCGTCAAATGAAAAGGGTTACTTATACTCTAAAGGAAAATGAATTTATAACTTGAGAACTGATGTTAAACCCATGCAACTTTTTGTATTAGGGTGCATGTGAGCGCTTGCTGTTAGTTGCCGTCATCTTCTGAAAGTACAAGTGATTAGTAGTTAAGTAGCATGGTGGACCCTACTTGTTGGAATGCAATATTATATGCTTGATTTTCTGCTTTAGCAATAGAAGGCCAGACTTAAATACCACTAATGTTACTGTTTTCTAGGTTCTTTGCCAACTCTTGGTGATGATCTAGGTTGTGAccaacacaaatctaatctgttaaTTAGACCTGTTCACTTAGTAAAATTATTATAGGCTCTCTAATCATGTCTTCTCTGTAGAACTTACATTGAAAGCTATAAACTTATAAGGGCTCTCTTGCTGGAAGACTCCATTCACAAGCCATCTTTCAGGCCTGAATTCTTCGGCATCCTCACCCCAAAGGTATTTCATCCTCCCCATGGCATAAATCATGTAGTTCATTCCATCTCCTTTTATCACTCGTTGGCCGTTTGGTAGTACATCATCTTCATCTGCCATCTTACCATCCTGAAAATGTACCACAAAATAAGTTACTGTGTATGCCAGATCCAAATTAAATTCTGTCGAAGCTATCTGGACTTGTTAGTTTTAGACTCTACTCTTAAAATGAGTAGCAAGAGGAATCATTTGTACCACCGGAACACCAGGATACAGCCGGAGGGTCTCGGTAATCGCAGCATGGAGGTAGTGCATTTTGTCAATAGCACCttgtttcaatcttgcggtgaacATTTCCATGCTGGTATCTTCTTGCGCCCACTCGACATATTCTCTGATTTCAAAGGCAACCTTATCCTGCACTACCGGGTTCTTACAGAGCATGTAGAAGAACCATGTAAGGGTATTTCCTGTGGTATCTTTACCAGCAACCAGGAAACTGAGGACTATGTCACGAAGGTAACGATCGTTCATTGTCTCAGGATCCTTCTCACTTTCCTGTATGAATCTTGACAGTATGTCATCTCTGGGTTTCTGCATTTATCATAAAAGATAGAATTGAACATATGTAAAATTTTGAAATAGCTGTCACAAACTACCGTACAGTTTTGCTTACATGGCCACTTATGTTTTTCATGTTCTCCCTCTTTTGATGGATCAACTGGAACACAAAGTGGTCAATTATCTTTATGCTCTTTTTCAGTTTAGCTTCTGACCCGATATTAAGATACCTTTTCAGCTTCCAGAACATATCAACATACCGATAGTAAACAAGAGAATTTGCCTCATCGAAGGCCTTGCTGAATTCGATGCTGGATTCATCTGATCCAGATAGTGTGTTAAGCTCAAAACCGAATCCCACTTCGAATATTGAATCCATAGTTGTTCTCATCAGAAGATCCTGAGGAAATGGTGGAAATTAAGAGAACTGCCAGCAAATGCGCATTAAGTCACTCCAAGTGTGTACCTAAAACTTCAAACTCGGAGTCAATTCATTCTTTGCTCACTCAGAAATCTGAGTAATGGATAACCCAATTCAGAAGTTCTGAAGAAACTAGGTTTACCCCAGTTATTTGCCATGAATGGTTAACTGAATTTTTGTTTGGCAGTTTAGGTCTAGCTAGGATTTGATTTGCTTCTCTCTTTTGTAGTTTAAAGTTCTAAATTTCATAGGCGTTGACTGAACTATTAAAGCTAGATATATGATCTTAGCAGTTACAATACTATCCTTTTATATTGATGGTAGATAATCATGGAAGTACCTGCATGTTTATGGTAATTCTGTTAGCTGCTGCAGATGAGGTCTTCTCTACCAGTTTTACAGCATTCATTCTGAAAACGTCACTGCTGTAGTCACGTAGCACTTTGGTTGAGAACTCGTGGCTTGCTAGCTTCCTCTGGTGCCGCCACTTGTCCCCGTCTGTCACAAAAATCCCATTTCCAAAGAGATCCTTCACGATTTCTGTGTTGAAGGCCCCCTGTGAAATAGGATCCATCATTGTCAAATTGTAGTCAGACTCGGTTATTGTCTTCTACTTTTTGTAAATTGCCACAGGCATTCAGTTTACTCTCTAAATAGCACGTATATGATTGGTCTCAAGTTTTGGCTGTCGACCATCCTCTGTTTAAATTTTGCAGGATCCAGTTTAACATCTGACATGAAGACTCCATCTACCATCATATTACTGGTTAACAGGAAAGGGAGGAGGAACAAAAATGATGAGCAAAGGAGAACTACCCTGCTGTATTTACTGAAGTTTGTCTTGAGGACATGCTCGATGACGGCAGGGTCGGCGGTTAAGATCTCACTGTGCCCTGGATAGACAAGCCTGATGGTGGGGTGCAGGAGCGCATACTTCACATGCTCAT
The sequence above is drawn from the Triticum aestivum cultivar Chinese Spring chromosome 7A, IWGSC CS RefSeq v2.1, whole genome shotgun sequence genome and encodes:
- the LOC123154981 gene encoding cytochrome P450 704C1-like; translated protein: MSPQLSSLAASLGICVVSALAIALLVITLYILGTAGSFAIFCIREFTQRAHDRPPLIGTVFRQLNNFDKIFDEHVKYALLHPTIRLVYPGHSEILTADPAVIEHVLKTNFSKYSRGAFNTEIVKDLFGNGIFVTDGDKWRHQRKLASHEFSTKVLRDYSSDVFRMNAVKLVEKTSSAAANRITINMQDLLMRTTMDSIFEVGFGFELNTLSGSDESSIEFSKAFDEANSLVYYRYVDMFWKLKRYLNIGSEAKLKKSIKIIDHFVFQLIHQKRENMKNISGHKPRDDILSRFIQESEKDPETMNDRYLRDIVLSFLVAGKDTTGNTLTWFFYMLCKNPVVQDKVAFEIREYVEWAQEDTSMEMFTARLKQGAIDKMHYLHAAITETLRLYPGVPVDGKMADEDDVLPNGQRVIKGDGMNYMIYAMGRMKYLWGEDAEEFRPERWLVNGVFQQESPYKFIAFNAGPRICLGKEFAYRQMKIVAATLIQFFRFRMEDESKGPIYKTMFTLHMDKGLHLFVYPREI